In Streptococcus pneumoniae, the sequence GATAAAATCGTTGGAAAGCATTCAGAATATACCTACCAACTCTTGACACGCTACCCTAATCCTCAGAAAAGGCTTGAGGCAAGATTTGATAAGCTGATAGAAATTAAGCGATTGACCGCTTCTAAAATTCAGGATATCCTCTCAGTCGCACCTCGTTCTATCGGAACAACATCTCCTGCTCGTGAATTCGAAATCATCGAAATCATCAAACATTACAAGAGGCTCATTGACAAGGCGGAAACATGTGTCAATGACTTGATGGCTGAGTTCAACTCGGTCATCACGACGGTTACTGGGATTGGGGGTCGTTTAGGGGCGGTCATTTTAGCCGAGATTCGAAATATTCATGCCTTTGATAATCCTGCTCAATTACAAGCTTTCGCTGGACTGGATTCTTCTATTTATCAGTCAGGTCAGATTGATTTAGCTGGAAGAATGATCAAACGGGGTTCCCCTCATCTGCGGTGGGCACTCATACAAGCTGCCAAAGCATGCGCTCGCTTTTCACCTGCTTTTAAGGCCTATCTTAAGACTAAGTTAGAATAAGGAAAACATTACAATGTAGCCATCATCCACCTTGCAAAAAAACTTATCCGAACCCTGTTTTATATCCTAAAAAAGAGCTGCCATTTGACGAACAAAAAGTGATGTAATTTCTGAAATTAACACAGGATTACCTTTGAAAAAATGGACTTTTTCAAGGGCTTTTTGCCGTGCTCTAAAATCATCGCCAAATCATCAAATTGAAATAAGAAATAGTTTAGATAAAACTATTGACTTTTCTTATAGTTTGTCTTTCTTCTATCTTCCATTATATCATACTTTTTCAGTCTATGGTAGCTCTCTTTAAAAGGCTCCGATACTGCCGCCACCTCCGCCTCCAGAGAAGCCACCGCCAGAACTTCCACTTCCAGAAGATACGGAGTAGGTACTTGCTGTATTTGCGACACTAGCATAATGGCTCATTTGCGCGCTTGAATGATAAAACATACTGTGCCAGCCATAAGCTACATAGAGATTGATATCTGGATTTTCAACTTGAATCTGATGAACCTTCATCAAATGACTAACCTTGTCCGCATAGCCAAATAAGGTTGCATAGACCAAGAGACGATTCCAAACAACAATACTTTCCAATTCAGCCTTATCCAGTCGTGCAATCTCACGTAACATATTTTCAAAACTGGTCCAGAGATAGTAGACCTCAGCTCCCGCTTCATTTAGAACACCATCACGATTATCTAGTCGAAGCTTCCAATAATAGAAAACAGACAAAACTAACCCTAGAAAACCAAGTATTGGCAAAGGGAGGTAAAGATAGCCATGAACGTCTAAACTGTACAAGAACAAACCAAATCCGATAAATAGGGGCAAGATAGTCAAGACACCCATACCCACTTGCAAAGCCTTTTCCAAACCAGTTAAAGGACGATAGTAATCTGGGAGCCCCCAGAAGGAAACTCGTTTTCTCACTCCTTCTTGCATCTGGTTCAATACCTCTTCAAAAGAAGATTTGAGTTGAAGCCCTCTTGCTTGAATCCGTTTTTCATCAGAAACTTTGGCTCTACGATAAAGACTATCAGATACCTTGTAATCCGCAAACAAATTGGAAAGAGTTTCTTCTTTTTTACCTGAAAAAGCTAGATTTAGGCAGTCTTTCTCAAAGCTTGACAAACCATCTTCTTTTACTAGCCTCAAACCAACTGCATCTCCTTCTGAAATGATAGAGACATTCCCACGGTCTATCACATCTAGCAAGGTAGCTTGAATAAGTTGATCAAAGGTGAATTTTCCAGCTCCCTTGACCAAGGGACTCACTTCCTCCAAGGAGGTCGAGTAGACTGCTTCTGATAAAACCATAGGCTCTAATTCCATTGGGGGTTCATAGAGACGATGATTTTTAGCATATTTGATTGAAGGAGCGGTCTTTCTTCTATAGATAAAATAGAAACAGATGCTCAATAACAAGGAGATGGAAAGGATCGAAGGGAAGATCCAAGTAAGTAGTTGTTTACTTTGATCTTTTTCTTTAACGATCGAATCCTCTATCTTATTAAACTCTTCTAAACGATTCCCTTTCAAGCCCTGATCCCTAGCGCTAGCAAAATCAGTTCGCGGCCAGTAGGCATGCAATTCAACTCCACGCTTAGCCGGAAG encodes:
- a CDS encoding DUF2207 domain-containing protein, translated to MKKTFFLLVLGLFCLLPLSVFAIDFKINSYQGDLYIHADNTAEFRQKIVYQFEEDFKGQIVGLGRAGKMPSGFDIDPHPKIQAAKNGAELADVTSEVTEEADGYTVRVYNPGQEGDIVEVDLVWNLKNLLFLYDDIAELNWQPLTDSSESIEKFEFHVRGDKGAEKLFFHTGKLFRERTVEKSNLDYTIRLDNLPAKRGVELHAYWPRTDFASARDQGLKGNRLEEFNKIEDSIVKEKDQSKQLLTWIFPSILSISLLLSICFYFIYRRKTAPSIKYAKNHRLYEPPMELEPMVLSEAVYSTSLEEVSPLVKGAGKFTFDQLIQATLLDVIDRGNVSIISEGDAVGLRLVKEDGLSSFEKDCLNLAFSGKKEETLSNLFADYKVSDSLYRRAKVSDEKRIQARGLQLKSSFEEVLNQMQEGVRKRVSFWGLPDYYRPLTGLEKALQVGMGVLTILPLFIGFGLFLYSLDVHGYLYLPLPILGFLGLVLSVFYYWKLRLDNRDGVLNEAGAEVYYLWTSFENMLREIARLDKAELESIVVWNRLLVYATLFGYADKVSHLMKVHQIQVENPDINLYVAYGWHSMFYHSSAQMSHYASVANTASTYSVSSGSGSSGGGFSGGGGGGSIGAF